In the genome of Massilia sp. PAMC28688, one region contains:
- a CDS encoding acyl-CoA desaturase — MTADLQRHRAHARQASDVVVGEVRYAPLKSVWITSMVLAAVMGGALTISAGAMVLFVVTTAVVLLFGHSLGHHRRLIHGSYDCPQWLEYLFVYLGVLVGLAGPLGMLRQHELRDFAQRHPRCHDYLRHGSGMLRDAWWQLHCDLHLRHAPRIDIEPVIANNRFYQFLERTWMLQQLPVALLFFAWGGWGFVFWGVCARVSAGVLGHWLIGYFAHNHGALPFPLEGAAVQGRNLRFVSLLTMGESWHNNHHAFPESARLGMAPGEWDPGWWMLRLLQGAGLAWNLITPDQLKARR; from the coding sequence GTGACGGCGGACCTCCAGCGCCATCGGGCCCACGCCCGGCAAGCCAGCGATGTTGTCGTAGGCGAGGTGCGCTATGCGCCCCTCAAGTCCGTGTGGATTACGTCGATGGTGCTGGCGGCGGTCATGGGAGGCGCCCTCACCATCAGCGCGGGCGCTATGGTCCTGTTCGTGGTCACCACCGCTGTGGTGCTCCTGTTTGGCCATTCGCTGGGCCATCACCGCCGCCTGATCCACGGGAGCTATGACTGCCCGCAATGGCTGGAGTACCTGTTCGTCTACCTCGGCGTGCTGGTGGGCCTGGCGGGACCACTTGGCATGCTGCGCCAGCACGAGCTGCGCGACTTTGCGCAGCGCCACCCGCGCTGCCACGACTATCTGCGCCACGGCAGCGGCATGCTGCGTGACGCCTGGTGGCAGCTCCATTGCGACCTGCATCTGCGCCATGCGCCGCGCATTGACATCGAGCCCGTGATTGCCAACAATCGTTTTTACCAGTTCCTGGAACGCACCTGGATGCTGCAGCAGCTGCCGGTCGCCCTGCTCTTTTTTGCCTGGGGCGGCTGGGGCTTTGTCTTCTGGGGCGTGTGCGCACGTGTGTCGGCCGGGGTGCTTGGCCATTGGCTGATCGGCTACTTCGCCCACAATCACGGCGCCCTGCCCTTCCCGCTCGAAGGCGCGGCCGTTCAGGGCAGGAACCTGCGCTTCGTCTCCCTGCTGACAATGGGCGAGAGCTGGCATAACAATCACCACGCCTTCCCCGAATCCGCCCGGCTTGGGATGGCACCAGGTGAATGGGACCCAGGCTGGTGGATGCTGCGCTTGCTGCAAGGCGCCGGCCTCGCGTGGAACCTGATCACACCTGACCAACTGAAAGCACGACGATGA